A single window of Salminus brasiliensis chromosome 18, fSalBra1.hap2, whole genome shotgun sequence DNA harbors:
- the lifrb gene encoding LIF receptor subunit alpha b, with the protein MNFLCPVMASECFWPLCALMFLAVAQGKQYEHNLPVPEIVRVYSNASTFGDWKMNTEWRDNFLNSNKPEKVTYDLEIFHTEQMRLVHNETVEVKPDLTGKYHWSWTSPLPLQCTSHSVRLRYRDHIQTSDWTPFYILKGKDAEDISKSTVYPKSHVAMVGDSIIFCCILKSETVAGFKSSDFKIRISNRTYVTEPVSQNKPSKSGGINVACDHTGITYFTGYAPDAQNLTCETRDLISVECHWNPGRFVGEAFAFKILYSINGRNCSVKDENKPMCVLNENINKGKTVWTLSAKNGLGEKIIRDTADPKHRVRLQAPKLAHAVLVHARNATLKWKWSRHFSNFSMICQVEVNNIIKETNGTGLHSVFLPDLQPFTNYTARVRCSSQEHFYKWGDWSSPITFTTKEDIPEAVDVWMQVLGKQTYIVWKNPTVTQSHGIIKGYKLLVGSPTNASREIISKAANEYCHKLSPGSTERDHIISVSARNSKGVSSPSKITIPSLGSDSGIISTPISGHNGVFNVSWEPSPLSSCGYVVDWFPTYSTECSVKWMKTYASYATPMPVSDFENGVKYTLSVYACTSGAPQLLQRRTGYAQELPPSGKVRNLTVELQGSETVLSWEEVAKKEQKGVILGYKVSYIKTETGDGYKHLNVSKNCNQGTSGRVECRLSNLSPGDYNFKVKAFTSAGAGPEVESTRNIDVGDYRLVVSILTALGTAACVITIIALCCIKREWLKSKLYPEIPKPRLSDEWFTEGFRQYPVIDKVLLAEKEVLMAKNPEASLQIVPLKGHEDVELMSRDLPQTTYCYEHCDSKTASLITVDPSYIDVPCPGIQNPTYNLTLSVPVDANLVLGYCPQIQNINNQFQACDVTPIQMDSDYHPQSAVTVTAPGETNNSSLPFNSSSVSSPNYLLHNACS; encoded by the exons ATGAATTTCCTGTGTCCCGTCATGGCCTCTGAGTGTTTCTGGCCACTGTGTGCATTGATGTTTTTGGCAGTAGCACAGGGGAAACAGTATG AGCACAATCTACCTGTCCCTGAGATTGTGAGAGTATATTCAAATGCAAGTACGTTTGGTGATTGGAAGATGAACACTGAATGGAGGGATAATTTCCTCAATAGCAACAAACCAGAGAAAGTCACCTATGACTTGGAGATCTTCCATACTGAGCAGATGCGACTTGTGCACAAC GAGACAGTAGAAGTGAAACCAGACCTGACAGGCAAATATCACTGGAGCTGGACCTCACCATTGCCTCTCCAGTGTACCTCCCATTCAGTCAGACTGCGCTACAGAGACCATATTCAAACCAGTGACTGGACACCTTTCTACATTTTAAAAG GAAAGGATGCAGAAGACATTTCTAAGAGTACCGTGTATCCTAAAAGTCATGTTGCTATGGTTGGTGACAGCATTATTTTCTGCTGTATCTTAAAGTCAGAGACTGTCGCCGGATTCAAGTCCTCTGATTTCAAAATCCGAATAAGCAACAGGACCTACGTCACAGAGCCTGTTAGCCAGAATAAGCCCTCTAAATCAGGAGGTATTAATGTGGCTTGTGATCATACGGGCATCACATATTTCACGGGTT ATGCTCCCGATGCCCAGAACCTTACATGCGAAACAAGAGACCTCATTTCTGTGGAGTGTCACTGGAATCCAGGGAGATTTGTCGGGGAAGCATTCGCCTTTAAAATATTATACTCAATCAATGGAAG gAACTGTTCAGTGAAAGATGAAAACAAACCTATGTGTGTACTCAACGAGAACATAAACAAGGGGAAGACAGTTTGGACGCTAAGCGCTAAAAATGGCCTTGGCGAGAAGATAATCCGTGATACAGCTGATCCAAAACACCGGG TACGACTCCAAGCGCCTAAGCTTGCCCATGCAGTTTTGGTTCATGCAAGGAATGCCACACTTAAATGGAAATGGAGCAGACATTTTAGTAATTTTTCAATGATTTGCCAAGTGGAGGTCAATAATATCATTAAG GAAACTAATGGAACTGGACTCCATTCAGTGTTCTTGCCAGACCTGCAGCCCTTTACAAATTACACAGCTAGAGTGCGGTGTAGCTCTCAGGAGCATTTTTATAAGTGGGGCGACTGGAGCAGCCCCATCACTTTCACTACAAAGGAAGACA TCCCAGAAGCCGTTGATGTGTGGATGCAAGTTCTTGGTAAACAAACTTACATTGTATGGAAG AATCCAACTGTGACTCAGAGTCATGGGATTATTAAAGGGTATAAGCTGCTTGTAGGAAGCCCCACAAATGCGAGCAGGGAGATAATCAGCAAAGCCGCAAATGAGTACTGCCATAAACTCAGCCCAGGGAGTACAGAAAGAGATCATATTATCTCAGTTTCTGCCAGAAACTCTAAAGGTGTCTCTTCTCCCTCCAAAATCACCATCCCCAGCCTGGGATCAG ATAGTGGTATTATCAGCACTCCTATCAGTGGACATAATGGTGTTTTTAATGTGTCTTGGGAGCCAAGCCCTTTGTCCAGCTGTGGCTATGTGGTGGACTGGTTTCCAACATACAGCACAGAGTGCAGTGTAAAATGGATGAAGACTTATGCCTCCTATGCCACTCCCATGCCAGTTTCAG ATTTCGAGAATGGGGTGAAGTACACACTCTCAGTCTATGCCTGCACGTCAGGAGCACCACAGCTTCTGCAGAGAAGAACAGGCTATGCACAAGAGCTCC CTCCATCAGGGAAGGTTCGCAATCTAACAGTAGAGCTGCAAGGCTCTGAAACTGTGCTTTCCTGGGAAGAGGTGGCTAAAAAGGAGCAGAAAGGGGTTATTCTGGGCTATAAAGTGTCCTACATTAAAACTGAAACTGGGGATGGCTATAAGCATTTAAATGTAAGCAAAAATTGTAATCAAG GAACATCGGGACGAGTAGAGTGTAGGTTGTCAAATCTTAGTCCAGGAGACTATAATTTCAAAGTGAAGGCCTTCACATCTGCAGGAGCCGGTCCCGAAGTTGAAAGCACACGTAATATAGATGTGGGAg ATTACAGGTTGGTTGTCAGCATTCTCACAGCGTTGGGTACAGCAGCCTGTGTCATTACTATCATTGCCCTTTGCTGCATCAAGAGGGAATG GTTAAAGTCAAAGCTGTACCCAGAGATTCCTAAGCCACGGTTGTCAGATGAATGGTTTACAGAG GGGTTTCGTCAGTACCCTGTGATCGATAAGGTGCTGCTTGCAGAAAAAGAGGTGCTCATGGCGAAGAACCCAGAAGCTTCTCTGCAGATTGTGCCTCTGAAAGGACATGAAGATGTGGAGCTTATGTCCAGAGATCTTCCTCAGACTACATACTGTTATGAGCATTGCGATTCTAAAACCGCGTCTCTCATCACCGTCGACCCGTCCTACATAGACGTCCCGTGTCCAGGGATTCAAAATCCTACATACAACTTGACTCTGTCCGTACCAGTTGATGCTAACCTAGTCTTAGGCTACTGTCCACAGATACAGAATATCAACAACCAGTTCCAAGCCTGTGATGTCACACCTATTCAAATGGACTCTGACTATCATCCCCAATCAGCAGTAACTGTGACCGCTCCTGGAGAAACGAATAACAGTAGCTTGCCATTTAACTCCAGTTCTGTCAGTTCACCCAACTATCTGCTTCACAATGCTTGTAGTTAG